In the genome of Halapricum salinum, one region contains:
- a CDS encoding metal-dependent hydrolase, translating into MELTWHGHSTWLVSVGSTDLLIDPFFDNPMTDTDPEELDPDYVLLTHGHADHIGDCDRFRGTTTVGTPEVVSYVEDTYGVKDTMGFNLGGTVELGDAYVTMHRADHTNGMDTDYGATGGMPAGYIISDTKPTQVSDADSTTFYHAGDTGLMSEMRDVIAPYLEPDAAAVPCGDHFTMGPMQAAIAVDWLDVDHAFPMHYDSFPPIEIDTDDFVKEVTATGSDAEVHVLDGDETFEL; encoded by the coding sequence ATGGAACTCACCTGGCACGGACACTCGACGTGGCTCGTCTCGGTCGGATCGACTGACTTGCTCATCGATCCGTTCTTCGACAACCCGATGACAGACACCGATCCTGAAGAACTCGATCCGGACTACGTCCTGTTGACGCACGGCCACGCCGACCACATCGGCGATTGCGATCGCTTCCGCGGGACGACTACGGTCGGTACACCGGAGGTCGTCAGCTACGTCGAAGACACCTACGGTGTCAAGGATACGATGGGGTTCAACCTCGGCGGTACGGTCGAACTGGGCGATGCCTACGTGACGATGCACCGGGCAGACCACACCAACGGCATGGACACCGACTACGGCGCGACTGGCGGGATGCCCGCTGGATACATCATCTCGGATACCAAGCCCACACAGGTCTCAGACGCCGACTCGACTACGTTCTACCACGCCGGTGACACCGGACTGATGTCCGAGATGCGCGACGTCATCGCCCCGTATCTCGAACCCGACGCTGCGGCAGTGCCCTGTGGAGACCACTTCACAATGGGGCCGATGCAGGCCGCCATCGCCGTCGACTGGCTCGACGTCGATCACGCCTTCCCGATGCACTACGACTCGTTCCCACCGATCGAGATCGACACCGACGACTTCGTCAAAGAGGTCACAGCCACCGGCAGCGACGCCGAGGTCCACGTCCTCGACGGCGACGAGACGTTCGAACTCTGA